TTTTACTCTCTAAGCTTTTTATTCCGTCTAAGAAACTAAGACCGATTATAAAACAAGCTTCTATGCACTGTGCACCTGCTTGTTTAACAAGTGTAGCAGCAGCATTTGCAGTTCCACCAGTAGCTATTAAATCATCGATAAGAAGAACTCTCGCATTTTCTATACCGCTAAAAGCGTCAATATGAACTTCAACTTCATCTACTCCGTACTCAAGAGAATATTTTTCACTTATTGTTGTATATGGAAGTTTCCCTTTTTTGCGAATAGGGACAAAACCAATTCCAAGCATCTGTGCAAGAGCTGCACCAAAAATAAAACCTCTTGCGTCAAT
The sequence above is drawn from the Candidatus Sulfurimonas baltica genome and encodes:
- a CDS encoding adenine phosphoribosyltransferase codes for the protein MKLSNIERKIIENSIRDIKDFPKPGIVFKDITTLLNNKEAYGVLMNHLYQRYKEYNLDFIAGIDARGFIFGAALAQMLGIGFVPIRKKGKLPYTTISEKYSLEYGVDEVEVHIDAFSGIENARVLLIDDLIATGGTANAAATLVKQAGAQCIEACFIIGLSFLDGIKSLESKTAVYSLIEVE